CTTGCCTATTGCGGCAAGTCGGTTGAGACCCGAGATTACCCCATTCGTAGGTGCCGGGTAAACGTAAATTATTTTGTGcattcttgatgtcaaatGTGGAGTTGGACATACAGGGGTGACCTTCATATTGCGATCTAGTGAGAGATGGGGAGTCTTGTGTGAGTTGGGGAGTCTTTTGTGAGTTGGGGATTCGCCAATAAATACAAACataataaataaataaataataAACAAATAATATGCTGAAAGTCTCATTCGTGTCGCATTGTTATAATTATTAGTCCTGCCGTTTAACAATATCGTGAATTAGACTGTTGGTTTCGAACGGATTATCAATGTAGAGATTGTGACCTCCTTCTCCAACAGTATGAAACTCGGCggtttgtgtttgggtCTGcttattgaccaattccACAAGCTTGGAGCCAGCTTCGGAGTTCATGAAGTCGTATTGCCCATAGAGAAAGTGTACCTCAAACTTGTCATCCCATTGGTTATTCTTGAGAAACTCATTAAACTTGTCGAAAATTGGGTGCTTGCTAACGGTACTAGGGGTGAGGAGATACTTGATGTAGATGTCTGAAACGGTGCCATTGGTAATGGAGTTGTACAAATACTCGATGATTAAATGGCATTCTCTATTGCTTCCATAATGTAAGTCAATTTGACTTTTGAACACTTTCTCAGGTCCTCCAAGCTTGGTAATGagcttgttgattttgaatagCTTTGAATACCACATTTCGTAGTATTTGGCCACTCCCCAAGGGCCCATCAACTTTAAAAGTCTGGGTAaatatggctgcaaatcaTACCAATGCCTCACGGTTTTGCGTGGAAGAATCGGGATCCGACTAAGAAAATTGTGGTCTGTCGGGTCTAGGGTGGGCTGTATCTTGTTCGGATCTTCGAACTTAAGAGGGTGCTTAATGGAGTGAATATGCCTTTCTACCCCAACTGGAGACAATAGAATCAAGTTTCTGAGGTGATTGGGATATCTTACACCATATGAAGCAGACCAGTAACCTCCGTAGGAGTGCCCCACAAGATAATCGATCTTTTCAATTCCTGAACTTTGTCTCCATCCGTCGATACCTTCAAGGTAATAGTTTTCGATTTCTTGCAAGATTGGAGTGAACTTCTGTTGGTACTCTCTGAatttgtcttcttcaaccgAAAAAGatttcaccaacttgtaGTACTTGTTGTATAGTTTCTGGCGGTCTGTGGGCTCTGGGTCATCTAATTTCACGGGAGGGCATCTTTCGATTGGCCAGCCATTTATAGAAGTTGAGCTCGATTGGATCTTGGGATTGGAAGAGAGCCCAAACGAAAGATTATCCAAAAAATGGACCTTGTAATTGTGATTCATGTCCACAAACTTGTCAATGAGCTGGAAGTTTCGGGCAAAACATCCTAAAGAAGCCCCATATCCGTGGACAAACACAATATGTTTGGTGGGCTTTTGGCTATCATTAATCACCTCAAAGCACACTTCATTGATAAAATTCCCCTTATCATCCACGGGCACTTTCTTGTTGCTAACAGTCACATTGAGGTTCTTGCGGTGCTCGGCACTGTacaccaactccaccaattcaTCTTGTAAAGTTTTGAGCCTGTTGGgtttgaaa
The window above is part of the Yamadazyma tenuis chromosome 4, complete sequence genome. Proteins encoded here:
- a CDS encoding uncharacterized protein (COG:S; EggNog:ENOG503P46P; MEROPS:MER0031645), whose protein sequence is MLFGTQRISVAVAVWKGLTPRRTFQIPSHYKPSEPVKHLPFSDLCRIWFNSFKPNRLKTLQDELVELVYSAEHRKNLNVTVSNKKVPVDDKGNFINEVCFEVINDSQKPTKHIVFVHGYGASLGCFARNFQLIDKFVDMNHNYKVHFLDNLSFGLSSNPKIQSSSTSINGWPIERCPPVKLDDPEPTDRQKLYNKYYKLVKSFSVEEDKFREYQQKFTPILQEIENYYLEGIDGWRQSSGIEKIDYLVGHSYGGYWSASYGVRYPNHLRNLILLSPVGVERHIHSIKHPLKFEDPNKIQPTLDPTDHNFLSRIPILPRKTVRHWYDLQPYLPRLLKLMGPWGVAKYYEMWYSKLFKINKLITKLGGPEKVFKSQIDLHYGSNRECHLIIEYLYNSITNGTVSDIYIKYLLTPSTVSKHPIFDKFNEFLKNNQWDDKFEVHFLYGQYDFMNSEAGSKLVELVNKQTQTQTAEFHTVGEGGHNLYIDNPFETNSLIHDIVKRQD